From a region of the Vicia villosa cultivar HV-30 ecotype Madison, WI unplaced genomic scaffold, Vvil1.0 ctg.000045F_1_1_1, whole genome shotgun sequence genome:
- the LOC131622869 gene encoding protein MAIN-LIKE 2-like, producing the protein MSGLLALGDNHRGTRENVAAFDESKRFRLHNHMFDREPSEAIKPYLERAGFGIVSKINFRSVDSKLVIAMLERWRPETHTFHLPTGECTITLEDINMLFGLRVDGRAVVGETEGPDYACIDALGIQPFSDRVKGSVKLTWIHDELNELESHSQQTEEENILHAKLYILSMIADLFPDKSHNVLHSSWFKFVKDLDECGKYSWGSACLAYLYREMCKACRVGCMSVAGCSLILAVWTYYRIPQLAPRSEIAPTYPYATRFAQRGMEYYSSPNAFLDGYRFILDHMVQGDFLWRPYEEYPRRTQREAKAWSATTYIICFHIVEMHHADRVRLQFGFT; encoded by the exons ATGTCTGGTTTGCTTGCTTTGGGAGATAATCATCGAGGAACAAGAGAGAACGTGGCTGCATTC gATGAGTCTAAAAGGTTTAGACTACATAATCATATGTTTGATAGGGAGCCAAGTGAGGCTATCAAGCCTTACTTAGAAAGAGCCGGGTTTGGGATCGTCTCCAAAATCAACTTTAGAAGTGTTGATTCTAAACTTGTAATTGCGATGCTTGAGAGGTGGAGGCCTGAGACACACACGTTTCATTTGCCGACCGGTGAATGTACAATCACATTAGAGGATATAAATATGTTGTTTGGCCTCCGCGTAGATGGGAGAGCTGTAGTAGGTGAGACCGAAGGTCCCGATTATGCTTGTATCGATGCTTTAGGCATACAACCTTTTAGTGATAGGGTGAAGGGTTCGGTAAAATTGACATGGATACACGACGAGTTGAATGAATTAGAAAGCCATTCTCAACAAACCGAGGAGGAAAATATACTGCATGCAAAATTATATATCTTAAGTATGATTGCTGATTTATTTCCTGATAAATCTCATAATGTATTGCATTCTTCTTGGTTCAAATTTGTCAAAGATCTTGATGAATGTGGcaaatatagttgggggtctgcGTGTTTGGCTTACCTTTACAGGGAGATGTGCAAAGCATGTCGTGTAGGATGCATGAGTGTTGCAGGCTGCTCACTCATTCTCGCTGTGTGGACTTACTATCGCATTCCACAACTTGCTCCAAGGAGTGAAATTGCTCCAACCTATCCATACGCCACTAG ATTTGCACAACGAGGTATGGAGTATTACTCATCTCCAAATGCTTTTCTTGATGGATATCGTTTCATTTTGGATCACATGGTCCAAGGAGAT TTTTTGTGGAGGCCTTACGAAGAATATCCTCGTCGCACTCAACGAGAAGCTAAAGCGTGGAGTGCAACTACATATATTATCTGTTTTCATATTGTGGAAATGCATCACGCCGACAGGGTTAGGCTTCAATTTGGTTTTACGTAA